ATCATAAGTTCTCCTATATAAATTAATATGTATTTATTACTATTATATAGTATTTCTAAAAGCATGTGAATTATTCTGTCGCAAAATATTGGTGGAATAAAGGGAAGGGAAGTAGTAAAGAAATATTTTAGTGCGGCAAAATAAATTAAATAAAAGTGGATTACACCCTTGACAAGACAAAGTCGCTTTGATAGAATAGATAGGTGCTGTAAAAATTACAGTATTAGCGACGAAGCGAGAGGTTGCGACACACCCGAAAGTATTGCCATACTTCAGTGTCGGTTTTCCCGCTGAGCTAGCCTATTAACAAATAGACGAAGGAGAAAAAATGGCAACTAAAAAAATCCGTATCCGCCTCAAAGCATACGAACACCGTATCCTTGACGCTGCTGCTGAAAAAATTGTAGAAACTGCAAAACGTACAAACGCAGAAGTAAGTGGTCCAATCCCACTTCCAACTGACCGTAGCGTCTACACAGTTATCCGCGCGACTCACAAATACAAAGACTCTCGCGAACAATTTGAAATGCGTACACACAAACGTTTGATCGATATCATCGAACCAACACAAAAAACTGTTGATTCATTGATGAAACTTGATCTTCCAAGTGGCGTAAACATCGAAATTAAATTATAAGAAAGGTAATTCTCATGTCAAAAGGAATCTTA
This window of the Lactococcus garvieae subsp. garvieae genome carries:
- the rpsJ gene encoding 30S ribosomal protein S10, giving the protein MATKKIRIRLKAYEHRILDAAAEKIVETAKRTNAEVSGPIPLPTDRSVYTVIRATHKYKDSREQFEMRTHKRLIDIIEPTQKTVDSLMKLDLPSGVNIEIKL